Genomic DNA from Halomonas sp. BDJS001:
AACGTGCTATCAATCACCAAACTGCGCATTGCCACGCGTAAAAGCCAATTGGCCATGTGGCAGGCTGAGTACGTTCGCGACCGCTTAATGGCGGCCCACGACGGCCTTGAGGTCGAGCTTGTGGCACTGTCTACCAAGGGCGACAAAATTCTTGATACGCCGCTTTCTAAAATTGGCGGTAAAGGGTTGTTCGTGAAAGAGTTGGAAGACGCCATGCTCGATGGCCGCGCCGATATTGCCGTCCATTCGATGAAAGATGTTCCCATGCACTTCCCCGAAGGATTGGGGCTATCGGTCATTCTCGAGGGCGCCGACCCTACCGATGCGTTTGTATCCAACCACTACTCTAGCATTGATGAGCTTCCCGAAGGGGCACGGATTGGCACTGCCAGTCTGCGCCGTGGGCTGCAGATGCGTGAAGCCCGCCCCGACCTGCAAATTCTTAATCTGCGCGGCAACGTGCAAACGCGACTAGGCAAATTAGACGCGGGGGAATTCGACGCCATCATCCTGGCGACCTCTGGCCTTAAGCGGTTGGGCTTGGATGAGCGGATTGCCCAGGCACTGCCGCCGGAAGTGTGCTTACCCGCCTGCGGCCAGGGCGCCTTAGGCATTGAGTGCCGCCTGCATGATCCAGAGCTGATTGCCTTGCTGGCCCCGCTGGATGACGCAGATACCGCGACACGCGTGCGTGCCGAAAGAGCCATGAACACGCGTTTAGAGGGCGGCTGTCAGGTACCCATTGCAGGCCACGCGGTACTGGACACCGCTAATGAAACTCTTTGGCTACGCGGCTTAGTCGGCAATCCTGAAGGGACTGAAGTACTCCGCGCCGAAGGGCGTGGTTCGATGCATGAGCCGGAAGCGCTGGGCATCCGGATTGCCGAAGAGCTGCTTGATCAGGGCGCCGGCGATATTTTGGCTGAGGTTTACGGCCGCACCCTATGAGCCAACCGGTATTGATCTGCCGCCCAGGCGAGCGCGGTGAAGCGCTCGCCGCTGCGCTTCGCGAACGAGGCGAGAGCGTTGAATCACTTAACGTGATGCAACTCGAAGCCTTGCCAGAAAGTCCCGAAATGCGACGTATCTGGCTGGATATTGATCAGTACCATAAGATAATCGTCATAAGCCCCTTTGCAGCCACTTGCTTAAGCGAAGCGTTGGATCGCTTCTGGCCGCAGCTGCCTATTGGCATTGACTACTACAGCGTTGGCAGCGCCACCGCGGCGACGCTTTATGATCAGTTGGGTGTCCGCGTGCATGTGCCTGCGCAGAGTGCCGGCGAAGATACCAGCGAAGCACTGCTGGCGCTTGCCTCGTTACAGCAGTTAGCGAACCAGCGTATTCTACTGGTGGCGGGGGAAGGTGGCCGCCCGCTGCTTGCTGAAAAGCTTGCCGAGCGGGGGGCACAGGTGACTCGTGTGGCGGTGTATCGCCGCATCTATCACCCTCTTGCGCCCGCTCTGCAAACGCGTCTTTATTCAGGTAATTACCGGGCGTTGATCGTCACCAGCAGCGAACTGCTGGAACATCTGGCAAAATGGTGCCATCAGGCGGCCTTGAACCAACCGCTAATCGTTTCCAGTCGCCGTTTGGCTACACTGGCTGGCATACTGGGTTTTCGTGACCTCAAGGTGGCGTCCGGAGCTACGCCAGCTGCGTTGATAGCGGCGTTGGAGACCTGCGACCCACAGGGTGCCGATGTCGATCAAGGAACTTACTAAGGGCTAGCGACACATGAGCAAACAAGTAAACGATCAGGACGATGTACAACCGACGTCCGCCGATGCCTCTCAAGGCGTCCCTAAAACGACCGACAAAGCAGCTTCCACGACCGACGCGACTGAGCCCAGCACGCCGAACACACCGCCGAGCTCTACAACACCTGCTCAGAGTGGTGCTAAAAATAGTCGGTCGCGGCGGCGTGGAAAGGGCTCGCCCACTGCGAGTTCAACCGCTGCTAGCAGCACTACCAGCACAGCTAAATCGACAGATACCACATCCAGCAGCGCAGCCTCACCTTCCCAGAGCGCCGCTCAACCCAGCCCATCTTCCTCAAGCGGGTCGGCTTCTAGTTCGCCATCGTCAAGCGCCGCCTCGTCAAAGCCGACCAGCGGCAAGTCATCGGCGGGCACTACGCCGCCCACCGGCCACAAAGGCAGCGGTAACGGCCAAAGCGGTGGGGGCAAAAGCGGCGGCCTCGCAATTGCCCTGGTAATTATCCTGGCAATTGCCTTGGCGTTTATCGCCTGGCAGGGCTGGCAACGCCTGGAGAGCCAGCAGCAACGCCTCGACGAAGTCGCACAGCAGGCTGAGGGGAGCGCCTCACAGCAAACGGTTAGCGACCTCGAGTCACGCATTGATAGCGGCGAAGCCGAGCGCGATGAAGCGCTGCAGAGCACACTGAGTGACCTGCGTGATGAATTTGACAGCTACCGCAGCGACGTCGATGAGACCCTGGGCCAAGTGCTGGATCAGCTCTCTCAAGAGCAGGACACCGACGAGCGTGAGTGGCTGCATGCCGAAGCAGCCTACCTGCTGCGTCTGGCCAATCAGCGTTTACAGCTGGAAGGCGACGTTGACGGCGCTGCTGCACTGCTACGTACCGCCGATGCGCGTCTAGTTGATGCTGATAACCCAGCGTTGACTCCCGTACGCGAAGCAATTGCCAATGAGCTAGCCGCTCTGGACGCCGTGCCCCAGGTGGATCGTACCGGCCTTTACTTAGCGCTCAATGCCCAGCAGGAACGCATCTCCTCTCTGCGACTCTCTCAAGAAATTGAGGAGCAAGCGGTAACCTCCAGCATCGAAGAGCCGCCGACCGGCACTTTCCAGCGCCAGCTGGCGCGCTTCGGTGAAGAGCTTAAAGACCTGGTAGTGGTTCGCCATCACGATGAAGCACTGGAAGCGCTGATTACTCCGGAGCAAGAGTCTTACCTGCGCCAGAGTCTGCGCTTAGTGCTGGAGCAGACGCAGTTGGCCCTGCTCAACGAAGAGAAAGAGCTTTATGACGCCAGCATCGACAAAGCGCTACAGCTGCTGAACGACTACTACGACACCACTCGTGAAGAGACCCAAAGCGTTATTACGCGCCTTGAAGAGCTCAAGCAAGCAGAGGTAAAACCCGAGCTGCCCGATATCAGCGCTTCACAGCAGGCACTTGCTCGTTTTATCGACAACCGCTATGAGACGCGTGGCCAAAGCGGAGGTGAATCATGAGAAAGCTTGTTCTCCTGATTGTCGCAGGCCTCGCCGTCGGAGCCCTGTTTGGGCACCTGATGATGTCGGTGCCCGGCTATTGGCTGATCCGCGTGGGCGACTCCTCCATCCAAACCTCCTTCTGGTTTGGTCTGGTGCTGCTGTTTGCCGCCTTTATCGTTCTACACTTTGTATTGCGTTTGCTCAGCGGCATTATTCGCCCCATGGGGCGTTTTCGTAGCTGGAACAGCCGCGCCCGTAACCGTCGCGCCATGCAGCGCACCGTGCGTGGCCTGGTAGCACTGACCGAAGGACGCTGGAAAAAAGCCGAAAAAACCCTGGTTAACGCCGCCGATGACTCCAGCACACCGCTGGTCAACTACCTATCCGCCGCGCTGGCGGCCCATTACCAGGGCCACCACGTGAAATCCCAGGAGCACCTGAATCAGGCGCAGCTAACCACCGACGGAGCCGATACGGCCGTTGGCTTGATGCAGGCGCAAATGATGATTGAGCGCCAGCAGCC
This window encodes:
- a CDS encoding uroporphyrinogen-III C-methyltransferase, coding for MSKQVNDQDDVQPTSADASQGVPKTTDKAASTTDATEPSTPNTPPSSTTPAQSGAKNSRSRRRGKGSPTASSTAASSTTSTAKSTDTTSSSAASPSQSAAQPSPSSSSGSASSSPSSSAASSKPTSGKSSAGTTPPTGHKGSGNGQSGGGKSGGLAIALVIILAIALAFIAWQGWQRLESQQQRLDEVAQQAEGSASQQTVSDLESRIDSGEAERDEALQSTLSDLRDEFDSYRSDVDETLGQVLDQLSQEQDTDEREWLHAEAAYLLRLANQRLQLEGDVDGAAALLRTADARLVDADNPALTPVREAIANELAALDAVPQVDRTGLYLALNAQQERISSLRLSQEIEEQAVTSSIEEPPTGTFQRQLARFGEELKDLVVVRHHDEALEALITPEQESYLRQSLRLVLEQTQLALLNEEKELYDASIDKALQLLNDYYDTTREETQSVITRLEELKQAEVKPELPDISASQQALARFIDNRYETRGQSGGES
- the hemC gene encoding hydroxymethylbilane synthase, translated to MLSITKLRIATRKSQLAMWQAEYVRDRLMAAHDGLEVELVALSTKGDKILDTPLSKIGGKGLFVKELEDAMLDGRADIAVHSMKDVPMHFPEGLGLSVILEGADPTDAFVSNHYSSIDELPEGARIGTASLRRGLQMREARPDLQILNLRGNVQTRLGKLDAGEFDAIILATSGLKRLGLDERIAQALPPEVCLPACGQGALGIECRLHDPELIALLAPLDDADTATRVRAERAMNTRLEGGCQVPIAGHAVLDTANETLWLRGLVGNPEGTEVLRAEGRGSMHEPEALGIRIAEELLDQGAGDILAEVYGRTL
- a CDS encoding uroporphyrinogen-III synthase translates to MSQPVLICRPGERGEALAAALRERGESVESLNVMQLEALPESPEMRRIWLDIDQYHKIIVISPFAATCLSEALDRFWPQLPIGIDYYSVGSATAATLYDQLGVRVHVPAQSAGEDTSEALLALASLQQLANQRILLVAGEGGRPLLAEKLAERGAQVTRVAVYRRIYHPLAPALQTRLYSGNYRALIVTSSELLEHLAKWCHQAALNQPLIVSSRRLATLAGILGFRDLKVASGATPAALIAALETCDPQGADVDQGTY